One part of the Desulfobacterales bacterium genome encodes these proteins:
- a CDS encoding alpha/beta hydrolase, which translates to MKKFFTLFISLIVILCAFFTIIGSISQDIIQIPSNFKGDYIEIEGSKIRYYQIGAGKDILFIHGLPGSIEDWEPVEELSSKYRLTMYDRPGYGFSSPGKSDYHLNYNADIALKVIRKLNLENVIVVGHSYGGATSLAMAIQNPKEVKEFVVISAPSYFTMPAPKIYNFVTLPIIGRGLTSSLSYLLGTGMVKDGIHKAFHPNMNSMPSDFTEKRSKIWLQTKVINTLARERLNLNDDLKIIEPNFKNISKKIIIVHGDADLSVPSDGSIKLHKIIKKSEMIIFENTGHQVQFAKPDDLIKIIDDLRSKE; encoded by the coding sequence ATGAAAAAGTTTTTTACACTATTTATATCATTAATTGTTATTTTATGCGCGTTTTTTACAATCATAGGAAGTATAAGCCAGGATATAATACAAATTCCATCAAATTTTAAAGGCGATTATATTGAAATAGAAGGTTCCAAGATTCGATACTATCAAATTGGAGCAGGTAAAGATATTTTGTTTATTCATGGATTGCCAGGTTCCATAGAGGATTGGGAGCCTGTCGAAGAGCTTTCATCAAAGTATCGATTAACTATGTATGATAGACCTGGATACGGCTTTAGCAGTCCAGGAAAAAGCGATTACCATTTAAATTATAATGCTGATATAGCTTTAAAAGTTATACGTAAGCTTAATCTTGAGAATGTAATTGTAGTAGGGCATTCTTATGGAGGGGCGACTTCATTAGCTATGGCTATTCAAAATCCTAAAGAAGTGAAAGAATTTGTTGTTATAAGTGCTCCGAGCTATTTTACAATGCCCGCTCCAAAAATTTATAATTTTGTAACACTACCGATAATAGGCAGAGGTTTAACTTCATCTTTATCTTATTTGCTTGGAACTGGAATGGTAAAAGATGGTATCCACAAAGCATTTCATCCTAACATGAATTCTATGCCGTCAGACTTTACTGAAAAACGTTCTAAAATTTGGCTTCAAACAAAAGTCATAAATACCCTTGCTCGTGAAAGATTAAATTTAAACGATGATCTAAAAATAATAGAACCTAATTTTAAAAATATCTCTAAAAAAATCATTATCGTTCATGGGGATGCTGATTTATCTGTTCCTTCGGATGGCTCCATAAAACTGCATAAAATAATTAAAAAATCTGAGATGATTATCTTTGAAAATACTGGGCATCAAGTTCAATTCGCAAAACCTGATGATCTGATTAAAATAATTGATGACCTACGGTCAAAAGAGTAG
- a CDS encoding methylenetetrahydrofolate reductase, with protein sequence MRLTDLWKNNKQPTISFELFPARNASAAEKLEQSIDDLKALNPDFVSVTFGAGGSTREGSLQLIKKLQNEKNLNVVAYFAGYGLPPDDIISVMDSYKEAGIETILVVRGDEPHGQENFKPHPYSLKHASDLLLFIANKYNFCTGAAGYPEGHIEAESKDKDLEYLKLKVYNGAQFIISNYFYDNHFFFDFVLRCKKIGIDVPILPGVMPIYSLKMMKTLANLCGSTITEELNQKLSNLPENDKAALEEFGIEFATEQCRELIKTGVPGIHIYTMDRSNSAVEIIKKLRREKVL encoded by the coding sequence ATGCGCCTTACAGATTTATGGAAAAACAACAAACAACCAACAATTTCATTTGAATTATTTCCAGCGAGAAATGCATCTGCTGCTGAAAAATTAGAGCAATCCATTGATGATTTAAAAGCCCTTAACCCTGATTTTGTTTCTGTTACTTTTGGCGCTGGAGGATCAACTCGAGAAGGATCTCTTCAGCTTATAAAAAAGTTACAAAATGAGAAGAATCTTAATGTAGTAGCATATTTTGCTGGTTATGGATTACCTCCTGATGATATTATTTCAGTTATGGACAGCTATAAAGAAGCAGGGATAGAAACTATTTTAGTTGTTCGTGGAGATGAACCCCATGGCCAAGAAAATTTTAAACCCCATCCATACAGTTTAAAACACGCTTCAGATTTATTATTATTTATAGCGAATAAATATAATTTTTGTACGGGAGCTGCTGGTTACCCTGAAGGCCATATTGAAGCTGAAAGTAAAGATAAAGACCTTGAATATCTAAAGCTTAAAGTCTATAATGGTGCTCAATTCATTATTAGCAATTATTTTTACGACAACCATTTTTTCTTCGATTTTGTTCTACGCTGCAAAAAAATTGGAATTGACGTGCCTATCCTTCCAGGTGTTATGCCCATATATAGCCTAAAAATGATGAAAACCCTTGCAAATTTATGCGGCTCTACAATTACAGAAGAATTAAATCAAAAATTATCAAATCTTCCAGAAAATGATAAAGCAGCGCTTGAAGAGTTTGGAATTGAGTTTGCTACCGAACAATGTCGAGAATTAATAAAAACAGGAGTTCCAGGTATTCATATTTATACGATGGACAGAAGTAATTCCGCTGTAGAAATTATAAAAAAATTACGACGAGAAAAAGTTTTATAG
- a CDS encoding HDOD domain-containing protein, which produces MQDAFIRTIIANVDSFPVLPTVVTRVMQITANPDSSINDLMKVIEVDQSLTIAILKLANSAFFGLSREVKTLQQALSILGFSEIRNLTLTKAVFNSFKGLSGQDGFNIKRFWEHAFLCGIAAKTIISYIKEENNEFFVAGIVHDIGKLVIFKALPDDFAKIIGLSFPNRLNTFKAEKDILGITHDEIGMKLLKRWMFPENLIVSVGSHHNPLLKNDLSLFSFVIHVADLFAHMFDKDHGADYDDPLYIEEYLFPYIINLCIPYGINWNESDLETVQKNLLERKEKESGVFSLFAS; this is translated from the coding sequence ATGCAAGATGCTTTTATAAGAACGATTATAGCAAATGTGGATTCATTCCCAGTTCTTCCTACCGTTGTAACAAGAGTTATGCAGATTACAGCAAACCCTGATAGCTCCATAAATGATTTAATGAAGGTTATTGAAGTAGATCAATCCTTAACTATCGCAATATTAAAATTAGCAAACTCTGCTTTTTTTGGATTGTCAAGGGAAGTAAAAACTTTACAGCAAGCTTTATCAATACTTGGTTTTTCTGAAATTAGAAACCTCACACTTACAAAGGCTGTATTCAATAGTTTTAAAGGTTTAAGTGGTCAAGATGGGTTCAATATAAAAAGATTTTGGGAGCACGCTTTTTTATGCGGCATTGCTGCAAAAACAATTATATCTTATATAAAAGAAGAAAATAACGAGTTTTTTGTAGCAGGTATAGTTCACGATATTGGTAAACTTGTAATATTTAAAGCCTTACCTGATGACTTTGCTAAAATCATTGGATTATCTTTTCCTAATAGATTAAATACCTTTAAAGCTGAAAAAGACATTTTAGGGATAACTCATGATGAGATTGGTATGAAATTACTAAAACGATGGATGTTTCCTGAAAACCTTATAGTTTCAGTCGGTAGTCATCATAATCCTTTGCTTAAAAATGATTTAAGCCTTTTTTCATTTGTAATTCATGTAGCTGACCTTTTTGCACACATGTTTGATAAGGATCACGGAGCTGATTATGATGATCCCCTATATATTGAAGAATACCTTTTCCCTTATATCATAAATTTATGTATTCCCTACGGCATAAATTGGAATGAATCAGATCTTGAAACTGTTCAAAAAAATTTATTAGAAAGAAAAGAAAAAGAATCTGGTGTTTTTTCTCTTTTTGCATCATAA
- a CDS encoding diguanylate cyclase, giving the protein MGSIEMLDYEMSFEEFINKNPNGIIIFNNDGIIVFVNQSAQIFFEQPESHFIGTPIFIKPQDDDLFEEIVVERKNKSKGFGQVLKFEGIWKGEKANILLIQDITRLKNIEECLERSNHKILETQSAIMEQDRLKVLLQLTSTTMHELSQPLMSLLGNVEYLRLKMDDPIGILKIIPRIEDAGQMIANIVKKIQTIKYEGSKPYSTEGTNFADIETPLSVLYLEKNDDDFKKIYDILKPYEKIFISRALNIQDAICHLENEHFDLVISCHVLSDGNSIDLLKILNEKKIRSPIIVITWQKDASLSSKIIQKGAFDYLQKERLNEKTLFLSINSALRKFHIQKESKEATEKLAEMSIKDEMTKLYNRRYMNEMLDKEFTRVKVTNLDMACMLVDIDYFKQINDQFGHSFADFVLKEFASTLKKTLRGSDYCFRYSGEEFMVLLPNNDLKGAKIVAEKIRKSFENKIFSDGNSKTNVTVSIGVVSFKAHKPSKPEEMLAYADKAVYKAKAEGRNRIKAYIEEEDIFLSAKKNEKYDLKYLKENLLAVLDKTRKSAMSSLDLLVKDMGDDTSKERYRKLCRYLDVIGQKFSLPSSIMDTIKRAASLHDCFRILISKSSFAKPGDELSLLKDQPYMLVELAELFDFFVNERTILLYHHENYDGTGYPEGLKEDQIPLGARIFSVASFVTKLMFENLDFSIQDIIEELTKNSGTLFDPNIVNLFISILKDEPKQIKD; this is encoded by the coding sequence TTGGGTTCAATAGAAATGTTAGATTATGAAATGAGTTTTGAAGAATTTATCAATAAAAATCCCAATGGGATAATTATTTTCAATAATGACGGTATTATTGTTTTTGTAAATCAATCGGCTCAAATTTTTTTTGAACAGCCCGAAAGTCATTTTATTGGAACCCCTATATTTATAAAGCCTCAAGATGATGATTTATTTGAAGAAATAGTAGTTGAAAGAAAAAATAAAAGCAAAGGATTTGGGCAGGTACTTAAATTTGAAGGTATTTGGAAAGGTGAAAAAGCTAATATTCTTCTTATACAAGATATTACTCGGTTAAAAAATATAGAAGAATGTCTTGAGCGATCTAACCATAAAATTTTAGAAACTCAAAGCGCAATCATGGAACAAGATCGCTTGAAAGTTTTGTTACAATTAACAAGCACGACAATGCATGAGTTAAGCCAGCCTCTTATGAGCTTGCTTGGTAACGTTGAATACTTACGTTTAAAAATGGATGATCCTATTGGCATTCTTAAAATAATTCCAAGAATCGAAGATGCTGGACAAATGATCGCCAACATTGTAAAAAAAATTCAAACAATAAAATATGAAGGTTCTAAACCTTATAGCACAGAAGGAACAAACTTTGCCGATATAGAAACTCCTTTGAGCGTACTTTATCTTGAAAAAAATGACGATGACTTTAAAAAAATTTATGATATATTAAAACCCTATGAAAAAATTTTTATTTCACGAGCATTAAATATTCAGGATGCAATTTGTCATCTTGAAAATGAACATTTTGACCTTGTTATATCCTGTCATGTATTGAGTGATGGAAATTCCATTGATCTTTTAAAAATTTTAAACGAAAAAAAAATTCGCTCTCCAATAATAGTGATAACATGGCAAAAGGATGCATCCCTTTCGTCAAAGATTATACAAAAAGGTGCTTTCGATTATTTACAAAAAGAAAGACTAAATGAAAAAACTCTTTTTCTTAGTATAAATAGTGCTTTAAGAAAATTCCATATTCAAAAAGAAAGTAAAGAAGCTACCGAAAAATTAGCGGAAATGTCTATAAAAGATGAAATGACAAAGCTATATAATCGGCGCTATATGAATGAAATGCTGGATAAGGAATTTACAAGAGTAAAAGTTACTAATTTAGATATGGCATGTATGCTCGTAGATATAGATTATTTTAAACAAATTAATGATCAATTTGGACATTCTTTCGCCGATTTTGTATTAAAAGAATTTGCTTCGACTTTGAAAAAAACATTAAGGGGCTCGGATTATTGTTTCAGATATAGTGGGGAAGAATTCATGGTACTTCTCCCTAATAATGACCTTAAAGGAGCAAAAATAGTTGCAGAAAAAATTAGAAAATCGTTTGAAAATAAAATTTTTTCAGACGGAAATTCAAAAACAAATGTTACTGTATCTATAGGTGTTGTGTCTTTTAAAGCCCATAAGCCTTCAAAGCCAGAAGAAATGCTCGCCTATGCGGATAAAGCTGTTTATAAGGCAAAAGCAGAAGGCAGGAATAGAATTAAGGCTTATATTGAGGAAGAAGATATTTTCTTGTCGGCTAAAAAAAATGAAAAATACGATTTAAAATACTTAAAAGAAAATCTTTTAGCTGTGCTTGATAAAACAAGAAAGTCAGCTATGTCTTCTCTTGATTTACTTGTTAAAGATATGGGTGATGATACTTCCAAAGAGCGTTATAGGAAGCTTTGCAGATATCTTGATGTAATAGGCCAAAAATTTTCTCTTCCTTCTTCAATAATGGATACTATCAAAAGAGCCGCCTCTCTTCATGACTGTTTTAGAATTTTAATATCAAAATCTTCTTTTGCAAAACCGGGTGATGAATTGAGTTTGCTTAAAGATCAGCCGTATATGCTTGTTGAATTGGCAGAACTTTTTGATTTTTTTGTCAACGAGAGAACAATTTTATTATATCACCATGAAAACTATGATGGAACAGGTTATCCAGAAGGATTGAAGGAAGACCAGATACCTTTAGGGGCTCGAATATTTTCTGTTGCATCTTTTGTAACAAAGTTAATGTTTGAAAATTTGGATTTTTCGATTCAAGATATAATTGAAGAACTTACAAAAAATAGTGGAACCTTATTCGATCCGAATATAGTAAATTTATTTATTAGTATCTTAAAAGATGAACCAAAACAAATTAAGGACTAA
- the fdhF gene encoding formate dehydrogenase subunit alpha, producing the protein MDKKNIITINGNVLEFKDGETILDVAKRNNIDIPTLCYLKGTTPTGACRICVVEIKGARTLVTACSAPAANGSIILTESPKVIESRKMTLQLLLSSGNHNCAVRVSDNADWTDFQCNVNQYDKSEELCPVWGDCTLQNLAYRYQVSGDMFPKTNVNYEMETVNPFIIRDFSRCILCGRCVQACKEVQVNNAIDFGYRGTATKIIASGDRPLKDSDCVFCGECVQVCPVGALVEKDVKYKYRPWEVEKVRTTCSYCGVGCQIHLHVKDNKVLKVTGVEEAAPNYGSLCVKGRFGFNFIGSNERLTKPLIKENGKFREAEWDEAIGLVASRFTEIKEKHGSDSIGVLVSARITNEDNYLAQKLARAVIKTNNVDHCARLUHSSTVAGLASAFGSGAMTNTIGDLEKAKVILLTGSNTTENHPVISTYIKRAVSFKGTKLIVVDPRKIKMASFAHKWLRPNLGSDVAWINGLMHVIIKEEIYDKKFIENRTTAFEDLKKTVEKYTPEYVEKITGIKAKDIIDVARIYAKGTPASIVYCMGITQHISGTDNVKSLANLSMLCGNLGIEGAGVNPLRGQNNVQGACDMGGLPNVFTGYQKVTDDAIVKRMEEAWGVSGLSNKVGLTVTEMMPKAHEGLIKSLYIIGENPLVSDPDINHAEKCMEHIDFLVVQDIFLTETAKMADVVLPSVCFAEKDGTFSNTERKVQRVRKAVDPSGNARNDWEIISDISTRMGYEMKYENSEQIMKEIAKVTPSYAGITYERIEKDGIHWPCPNAEHPGTPILHTQAFTHGKGVFHSVEYIPPAENVDDEYPLYLTTGRVLYHYHTGTMTRKTDGLNEIAPECFVEISKQDAKKFGVDGASIVNILSRRGSIQARIQTSEKAVQGTVFIPFHYAEAAANKLTNAALDPVSKIPEYKVCAVKILKVA; encoded by the coding sequence ATGGATAAAAAAAATATTATAACCATAAATGGGAATGTGCTTGAATTTAAAGATGGCGAAACCATTTTGGATGTGGCAAAGCGTAATAATATAGATATTCCTACGCTTTGTTATTTGAAAGGAACTACTCCTACAGGAGCTTGCAGAATTTGTGTCGTAGAAATTAAAGGAGCAAGAACTCTTGTAACCGCTTGTTCAGCTCCAGCCGCTAATGGCTCGATAATATTAACTGAATCTCCAAAAGTAATTGAATCAAGAAAAATGACTTTACAGCTTTTATTATCTTCTGGTAACCATAATTGCGCTGTAAGAGTTTCAGATAATGCCGATTGGACTGATTTTCAATGCAACGTCAATCAATATGATAAAAGTGAAGAACTTTGTCCTGTATGGGGCGATTGTACTTTGCAAAATTTAGCCTATAGATATCAAGTTTCTGGAGATATGTTTCCAAAAACTAACGTAAATTATGAAATGGAAACTGTTAATCCATTTATCATTAGAGATTTTTCAAGATGTATACTTTGCGGAAGATGCGTTCAAGCTTGTAAAGAAGTTCAAGTTAATAATGCTATAGATTTTGGTTATAGAGGCACCGCAACAAAAATAATCGCATCAGGAGACAGACCTCTTAAAGATTCTGATTGCGTATTTTGCGGAGAATGTGTTCAAGTATGCCCAGTTGGAGCACTTGTTGAAAAAGATGTAAAATATAAATATAGGCCTTGGGAAGTAGAAAAAGTCAGAACTACTTGCAGCTATTGCGGAGTTGGATGTCAAATACATCTTCATGTAAAGGACAACAAGGTTCTTAAGGTTACAGGAGTTGAAGAGGCCGCTCCAAACTACGGAAGTCTTTGCGTAAAGGGAAGATTTGGATTTAATTTTATAGGCTCAAATGAGCGACTTACAAAACCTTTAATTAAAGAAAATGGTAAGTTTAGAGAAGCTGAATGGGACGAGGCTATAGGTTTAGTAGCGAGCCGTTTTACCGAAATTAAAGAAAAGCACGGTTCTGACAGCATAGGAGTTCTTGTATCTGCAAGAATAACAAACGAGGACAATTATCTTGCCCAAAAACTTGCTCGAGCAGTTATAAAAACTAACAATGTTGACCATTGCGCTCGCCTCTGACATTCTTCAACAGTGGCCGGTCTGGCCTCAGCATTCGGAAGCGGTGCAATGACTAATACTATCGGTGATTTGGAAAAAGCAAAGGTTATACTTTTAACGGGATCTAATACTACTGAAAACCATCCTGTAATATCTACTTATATAAAAAGAGCGGTTAGTTTTAAAGGCACAAAGCTTATTGTAGTTGATCCACGAAAAATAAAAATGGCAAGTTTTGCCCATAAATGGCTAAGGCCAAACCTTGGAAGTGATGTTGCTTGGATTAATGGCCTTATGCATGTCATCATAAAAGAAGAGATTTATGATAAAAAATTTATTGAAAATAGAACTACAGCCTTTGAAGATTTAAAAAAGACTGTTGAAAAATATACTCCTGAATATGTAGAAAAAATAACAGGTATTAAAGCAAAAGATATCATTGATGTAGCAAGAATATATGCTAAAGGAACTCCGGCAAGCATAGTTTACTGTATGGGAATAACCCAGCATATTTCAGGCACTGATAATGTAAAATCCCTTGCCAATCTGTCAATGCTTTGTGGAAATCTTGGAATTGAAGGAGCTGGAGTTAATCCTTTAAGAGGCCAAAATAACGTCCAGGGCGCATGTGATATGGGAGGTCTCCCTAATGTCTTTACTGGATACCAAAAAGTTACTGATGATGCTATTGTAAAACGCATGGAAGAAGCATGGGGAGTTTCTGGATTATCAAATAAAGTAGGTTTAACTGTAACTGAAATGATGCCAAAAGCCCATGAAGGTTTAATTAAATCTTTATATATCATTGGTGAAAATCCACTTGTTTCCGATCCTGATATAAATCATGCAGAAAAATGTATGGAACATATTGACTTTTTAGTTGTGCAGGATATCTTCTTAACTGAAACAGCAAAAATGGCTGATGTAGTTCTTCCATCTGTATGCTTTGCTGAAAAAGACGGAACCTTTTCCAACACTGAAAGAAAGGTTCAACGGGTTAGAAAAGCCGTCGATCCATCCGGTAATGCTCGAAATGATTGGGAAATAATTTCTGATATTTCTACCCGTATGGGATATGAGATGAAGTATGAAAATAGTGAGCAAATAATGAAAGAAATTGCAAAAGTAACACCTTCTTATGCAGGTATAACTTATGAACGTATTGAAAAAGACGGAATTCATTGGCCATGCCCAAATGCCGAACATCCTGGCACTCCTATACTTCATACTCAGGCATTTACTCACGGAAAAGGTGTTTTCCACAGTGTTGAATATATTCCTCCGGCTGAAAATGTTGATGATGAATATCCTTTATATTTGACTACTGGAAGGGTTCTTTATCATTATCATACAGGAACAATGACAAGAAAAACTGATGGACTTAATGAGATTGCTCCTGAATGTTTTGTCGAAATATCTAAACAGGATGCAAAAAAATTTGGAGTTGATGGCGCGTCTATAGTTAATATTTTATCAAGACGAGGCAGTATTCAAGCAAGAATTCAAACTTCTGAGAAAGCGGTTCAAGGAACTGTATTTATACCGTTTCATTATGCTGAAGCAGCCGCAAATAAACTTACAAATGCAGCATTAGACCCTGTTTCTAAAATACCTGAGTATAAGGTTTGTGCTGTTAAAATATTAAAAGTTGCTTAA
- a CDS encoding purine-nucleoside phosphorylase — protein sequence MNNHRVKVLEAVSYIKEKIKPFPLIGILTGTGLGDITESINIRASLNYKDIPNFPVSTVQSHDGILEIGDISGKEVIAFKGRFHLYEGYSPLEVTFPIRVMQELGVKILILFNAAGGLNPAFKQGDIMAISDHINLTGRNPLVGTNEETWGLRFPDMLNAYDKKLTNLAHKAADKIDNKLVEGVYAGLLGPSLETPAEIKFLRTIGVDAVGFSTVQEVIAAIHGSMKVLGLSTITNINAVGNFNPASIEEIIETAKKAAPVIGKIITEVAKNIN from the coding sequence ATGAACAATCATAGAGTTAAAGTTTTAGAAGCTGTTTCTTATATCAAAGAAAAAATTAAGCCATTTCCATTAATAGGTATTTTAACAGGAACGGGGCTTGGTGATATTACTGAAAGTATTAATATTCGAGCAAGCCTTAATTATAAGGATATTCCAAATTTTCCTGTTTCAACAGTGCAAAGCCACGATGGTATTCTTGAAATAGGAGATATCTCAGGAAAAGAAGTAATCGCTTTTAAAGGAAGATTTCATCTTTATGAAGGATATTCGCCTTTAGAGGTAACATTTCCAATAAGAGTTATGCAGGAATTAGGGGTTAAGATTCTTATTTTATTCAATGCTGCTGGAGGGCTTAATCCTGCATTTAAGCAAGGTGATATTATGGCGATTTCTGACCATATAAACCTTACTGGAAGAAATCCTTTAGTTGGTACTAATGAAGAAACCTGGGGTTTGAGATTTCCTGATATGCTTAATGCTTACGATAAAAAGCTTACAAATTTAGCCCATAAAGCTGCTGACAAGATAGATAATAAACTTGTTGAAGGTGTTTACGCAGGTCTTTTAGGACCATCACTTGAAACTCCCGCTGAAATAAAATTTTTAAGAACAATCGGAGTTGATGCTGTAGGTTTTTCAACAGTTCAAGAAGTTATAGCAGCAATTCATGGAAGTATGAAAGTACTGGGTTTATCAACTATAACAAACATAAATGCAGTAGGAAATTTTAACCCTGCATCTATTGAAGAAATTATTGAAACAGCTAAAAAAGCCGCTCCAGTTATTGGAAAAATCATAACAGAGGTCGCTAAAAATATTAATTAA
- a CDS encoding YheU family protein, whose translation MENGCSVVKVPYEEIDPETLDKLIEDFVARTSDDDTSDDKVLLENKMNQVKKHLQKGKAIILFDEISQSCNIFSKDNPVLRFLKL comes from the coding sequence ATGGAAAATGGGTGTTCTGTTGTAAAAGTGCCTTATGAAGAAATTGACCCTGAAACATTAGATAAACTCATTGAAGATTTTGTAGCAAGAACATCAGATGATGATACAAGTGATGATAAAGTTTTATTGGAAAATAAAATGAATCAAGTAAAAAAGCATCTTCAAAAGGGAAAAGCGATAATTCTTTTTGATGAAATTAGTCAATCATGCAATATATTTTCAAAGGATAATCCAGTTTTACGATTTTTAAAACTATAA
- a CDS encoding TIGR00153 family protein, whose amino-acid sequence MRIPFLSMFMNSPFEGLKEHAEKVKESAWSFKKAIECYVSKECNMFEEFRLEIVKLEDEADKIKRKIRSHLPKGAILPVDKVHLFRYLREQDNVLDSVKEALEWISFRTDPGLPDELLEEFLALTEAVIKPIEKLDIMLDEARKYFYNYGEQQRQVVKDIIRSIRELEREADKIEYRLKQKIFTLKIDPIGIFHLILVVTTMDSIADHAENAADMIRAMLAR is encoded by the coding sequence ATGCGTATACCATTTTTATCTATGTTTATGAATTCTCCATTTGAAGGACTGAAGGAACATGCGGAAAAAGTTAAAGAAAGTGCCTGGTCATTCAAAAAAGCTATTGAATGCTACGTTTCAAAAGAATGTAACATGTTTGAAGAATTTAGGCTTGAAATCGTCAAGCTTGAAGATGAAGCCGATAAAATAAAACGTAAAATAAGGTCTCATCTTCCAAAAGGTGCTATTTTACCTGTAGATAAAGTACATTTGTTTAGATATTTGCGGGAACAGGATAATGTGCTTGATTCAGTTAAAGAAGCTCTTGAATGGATTTCATTTAGAACTGATCCAGGTCTTCCAGACGAATTATTAGAAGAATTTTTAGCTTTAACTGAAGCTGTAATTAAACCAATAGAAAAATTAGATATAATGTTGGATGAAGCAAGAAAATATTTCTATAATTATGGTGAACAACAGCGCCAAGTTGTTAAAGACATAATCCGATCTATAAGAGAACTTGAACGGGAAGCTGACAAAATAGAATATAGGCTTAAACAAAAAATATTTACTTTAAAAATAGACCCTATTGGAATCTTTCATCTTATTTTGGTAGTTACAACCATGGACAGTATTGCGGATCACGCTGAAAATGCGGCTGATATGATTCGCGCTATGCTGGCAAGATAA